A single genomic interval of Arthrobacter sp. NicSoilB8 harbors:
- a CDS encoding quinone-dependent dihydroorotate dehydrogenase, with product MRVYPTFFRLAFSWMDAERAHKIGFKAIRLAHSCGAGRVLQKFTAPAASLQTQAFGLTFPSPFGLAAGFDKEGHGIEALTELGFGHVEVGTITGQAQPGNPAPRLFRLVEDRAVINRMGFNNDGAAAVAPRLKSARAALQRRHPGVRPVIGVNIGKSKVVGLEDAVSDYLISARSLAPAADYLVVNVSSPNTPGLRLLQDVETLRPLLAAVGEEADKAAGRHVPLLVKIAPDLSDEDIDDVARLALDLKLDGIIATNTTIARTGLASSPDKVEACGAGGLSGAPLKHRSLEVLARLKSVTGGALTLVSVGGVETAQDVQERLDAGATLVQGYTAFLYEGPFWAARINRLLAKHPSRR from the coding sequence ATGCGCGTATATCCCACATTCTTCCGGCTGGCCTTTTCGTGGATGGACGCCGAACGCGCCCATAAGATCGGGTTCAAGGCCATCCGGCTGGCCCACAGTTGCGGCGCCGGGCGGGTGCTGCAGAAGTTCACCGCCCCGGCCGCTTCCCTGCAGACCCAGGCGTTCGGCCTGACCTTTCCCTCGCCGTTCGGGCTGGCGGCGGGCTTCGACAAGGAAGGCCACGGCATCGAGGCGCTCACGGAGCTCGGCTTCGGCCACGTGGAAGTCGGCACCATCACCGGCCAGGCCCAGCCCGGCAACCCGGCTCCCCGGCTGTTCCGCCTTGTGGAAGACCGGGCCGTGATCAACCGGATGGGCTTCAACAACGACGGCGCCGCGGCGGTGGCCCCGCGCTTGAAGTCCGCCCGGGCCGCCCTGCAGCGCCGGCATCCCGGCGTGCGGCCCGTGATCGGCGTGAACATCGGCAAGAGCAAGGTGGTTGGACTCGAGGACGCGGTCTCGGACTACCTCATCAGCGCGCGCAGCCTCGCCCCGGCGGCCGACTATCTTGTGGTCAACGTCAGTTCGCCCAACACGCCGGGCCTCCGGCTGCTGCAGGACGTTGAGACCCTGCGCCCGCTGCTGGCCGCCGTGGGCGAGGAGGCGGACAAGGCTGCGGGCCGCCATGTTCCCCTCCTGGTCAAGATCGCGCCCGACCTCAGCGATGAGGACATCGACGACGTCGCACGGCTGGCGCTGGACCTGAAACTGGACGGCATCATCGCCACCAACACCACGATCGCCCGCACGGGACTCGCCTCCAGCCCGGACAAGGTCGAAGCGTGCGGCGCCGGCGGTCTCTCCGGTGCGCCGCTGAAGCATCGGTCCCTGGAGGTCTTGGCCCGGCTCAAGTCCGTCACGGGCGGTGCGCTGACGCTCGTCTCGGTGGGCGGCGTCGAAACGGCGCAGGATGTCCAGGAACGCCTCGACGCGGGCGCCACGCTCGTCCAGGGGTACACAGCCTTCCTATACGAAGGACCCTTCTGGGCCGCCCGCATCAACCGGCTGCTGGCAAAGCACCCGAGCCGGCGCTGA